The sequence TCAGCATCAGTGACGTCACCCGCCCAGAGGAGTACGTGTGATCGAGATCTGGGTCAACCCCGCCTGCTCCAAATGCCGTACAGCGGTGTCCGAGTTGGACGCGGCCGGCAGCGAGTATGTGATTCGGCGCTACTTGGAGGACCCGCCGACCGCCGCGGACATCGAGGACGTCCTCAGCCGATTGGGCCTCGAGCCCTGGGACATCACGCGTACGCCGGACGCCAAAGGCCTCGGTGTCGAACTCCCCGCGAAGACACCAGCAGACCGCGGCACGTGGGTGGCCCTGCTGGCCAGCGAGCCGAAGCTGATCCAGCGGCCGATCATCACCGCAAGTGACGGCACCACAGTGGTCGGACGCGACCCGGCGTCGGTCGAGCGCGTCATCAAGGCCGACAAGCCGCGCCGCAAGAGCTTCCTGCGCCGGTAGCGGAACAGCACGCCCCCGTCCCGCCGAAGCGGAACGGGGGCCTGCTGCCATTCATGTGCGCTCAGGCGCCAGGGAGGACCCGCGTACCCTCCACCCGCACGGCACGCAACGCGCTCGGGTTGAGACCGAGGAGCCGCAGGATCGTCGGCGCCACCTGGGTCGTCTCAACCGGCGCGGTCTGCACCGAGGGAACGACGCCAGCACCGCTCACAATCATCAGCACGTGACGGTCCTGGGCATTCATGCCGCCGTGCTCGGCGAGCTTCTTGCCCGGCTTGGCGTAGATGACGCCCTCCTGCACCTCACCGAAGACGTCCGGGTAGTGCCCGTTGGCCACCGGCACGCCGAAGAACGCCGCCGCTGCGCTGCACGACCAGATCTTCGCCAGGCCCGAGTGCTGCACCGTCACCGGGTTCTTCGCGGCGTCAGCGCCGACGACCGAGTGGGTCCAGAGGTAGTTCTTCACGAACGCGCAGGCCGAAACCGAACGGTTCGAGAGATACGACTGCCACAGGTCGTCGTTCGTACCGGCGACGATC comes from Nocardioides baekrokdamisoli and encodes:
- a CDS encoding ArsC/Spx/MgsR family protein — encoded protein: MIEIWVNPACSKCRTAVSELDAAGSEYVIRRYLEDPPTAADIEDVLSRLGLEPWDITRTPDAKGLGVELPAKTPADRGTWVALLASEPKLIQRPIITASDGTTVVGRDPASVERVIKADKPRRKSFLRR